CGGACGCCGCCAAACAGCTCGATCAGGATATACCCGATCACCAGCCACTTTGCCTTTATCGGGAATGGAATAGGAATAATGAACATTTCCGTGTTCGGAAAAGTATATCCAAAGGCGACCAGCACCCCGAAGATCGCGCCGGAAGCGCCATAGAGCGGTACGTTGAGGATTTCGTCCCGAAGGGCAATACCCGTGTCCTGGTCGATCGCCCCTGCGTACTCATGGAGCAGGGAAGTGTTGTGGAAATACATGATTATCATATTGATAATCACCGCACCTATCCCGCAGATCAGGTAGAAATTCAAAAACCGTTTGGACCCCCAGAAGTTCTCCAGCGTACTGCCGAACATCCAGAGGGCAAACATATTGAAGAAAATATGGGCAAAAACGATACGCCCGCCCGAGGTGGCTTCGTGGAGAAACATGTACGACACAAACTGGAAGGGCTTGAACAAGGAGGAACGGATGTCATACAAAGCGAAAGTGCGAATGATCCAGGACCCGGAACCTCCCGT
This region of Dinghuibacter silviterrae genomic DNA includes:
- a CDS encoding rhomboid family intramembrane serine protease yields the protein MANYRQSGLPGFPPVIKYLIIINVVVWLLEILTGGSGSWIIRTFALYDIRSSLFKPFQFVSYMFLHEATSGGRIVFAHIFFNMFALWMFGSTLENFWGSKRFLNFYLICGIGAVIINMIIMYFHNTSLLHEYAGAIDQDTGIALRDEILNVPLYGASGAIFGVLVAFGYTFPNTEMFIIPIPFPIKAKWLVIGYILIELFGGVRATPGDDVAHYAHLGGGLVGFLIVFIWNRTNRRDFY